In a single window of the Gossypium hirsutum isolate 1008001.06 chromosome D02, Gossypium_hirsutum_v2.1, whole genome shotgun sequence genome:
- the LOC107909654 gene encoding RING-H2 finger protein ATL47 isoform X2 — protein sequence MSWIQSQIKLKDGGLSYHPHSVLSSPYSSSSSFSSPPFSYSNDNQKQPNSLSSSSSASKISPAVLFIIVILAVIFFISGLLHLLVRFLMKHRSPSSVSESNRYPEMSGSDAFQRQLQQLFHLHDSGLDQAFIDALPVFLYKEIMGLKEPFDCAVCLCEFLEQDKGTLFTPGLPIENPAFDLEYPREENMLSSNGGSGVSLGPKPSESDIGKRVFSVRLGKFRSSNDGSGGEVGGGEGVLREGETSSSNLDARRCYSMGSFQYVVADELQVALCPSRGGNGTASMKFVKGRIGQTGNSSNDGDVKGKRINLTSKGESFSVSKIWQSSKKGKFLRTSDTIGSSSVTVGLPWTDSRAQVT from the exons ATGTCTTGGATACAATCTCAAATCAAGCTAAAAGATGGTGGTTTGAGTTACCATCCTCACTCTGTACTTTCTTctccttattcttcttcttcttctttctcctcTCCTCCATTCTCCTACAGTAATGATAACCAAAAGCAGCCAAACTCCCTTTCGTCATCATCTTCAGCTAGTAAAATAAGCCCTGCTGTTTTGTTCATCATTGTTATTCTGGCTGTTATATTTTTCATATCTGGCCTTCTTCACTTGCTTGTCAGATTTCTTATGAAGCATAGGTCTCCCTCATCTGTATCAGAATCCAACAGATACCCAGAAATGTCAGGGTCTGATGCTTTCCAAAGGCAGTTGCAACAACTCTTCCATCTTCATGATTCGGGTCTGGATCAAGCTTTCATAGATGCTCTACCTGTGTTTCTATATAAGGAAATAATGGGGTTGAAAGAGCCATTTGATTGTGCGGTTTGTCTTTGTGAATTCTTGGAACAAGATAA AGGGACCCTTTTCACACCTGGGCTTCCAATTGAAAACCCAGCTTTTGATTTGGAATATCCAAGGGAAGAAAACATGTTATCAAGCAATGGAGGAAGTGGGGTGTCTCTTGGCCCAAAACCTTCAGAGAGTGACATTGGAAAGAGGGTGTTTTCTGTGAGACTAGGCAAATTTAGAAGTTCAAATGATGGAAGTGGAGGAGAAGTAGGAGGTGGAGAAGGTGTATTAAGAGAAGGGGAGACCAGTAGCAGTAATTTGGATGCAAGGAGATGTTACTCAATGGGGTCATTCCAATATGTGGTTGCTGATGAGTTGCAAGTAGCTCTTTGCCCTTCTAGAGGTGGCAATGGTACTGCTAGTATGAAGTTTGTGAAGGGAAGAATTGGACAAACTGGGAATTCATCAAATGATGGTGATGTTAAGGGAAAAAGGATTAACTTGACAAGTAAAGGTGAAAGCTTTTCTGTATCCAAGATCTGGCAATCGTCTAAGAAAGGTAAATTCCTAAGAACTTCAGATACAATAGGCTCTTCCTCAGTTACTGTTGGTTTGCCATGGACTGATAGTAGAGCTCAGGTTACCTAA
- the LOC107909654 gene encoding RING-H2 finger protein ATL47 isoform X1: MSWIQSQIKLKDGGLSYHPHSVLSSPYSSSSSFSSPPFSYSNDNQKQPNSLSSSSSASKISPAVLFIIVILAVIFFISGLLHLLVRFLMKHRSPSSVSESNRYPEMSGSDAFQRQLQQLFHLHDSGLDQAFIDALPVFLYKEIMGLKEPFDCAVCLCEFLEQDKLRLLPMCSHAFHIGCIDTWLMSNSTCPLCRGTLFTPGLPIENPAFDLEYPREENMLSSNGGSGVSLGPKPSESDIGKRVFSVRLGKFRSSNDGSGGEVGGGEGVLREGETSSSNLDARRCYSMGSFQYVVADELQVALCPSRGGNGTASMKFVKGRIGQTGNSSNDGDVKGKRINLTSKGESFSVSKIWQSSKKGKFLRTSDTIGSSSVTVGLPWTDSRAQVT, translated from the coding sequence ATGTCTTGGATACAATCTCAAATCAAGCTAAAAGATGGTGGTTTGAGTTACCATCCTCACTCTGTACTTTCTTctccttattcttcttcttcttctttctcctcTCCTCCATTCTCCTACAGTAATGATAACCAAAAGCAGCCAAACTCCCTTTCGTCATCATCTTCAGCTAGTAAAATAAGCCCTGCTGTTTTGTTCATCATTGTTATTCTGGCTGTTATATTTTTCATATCTGGCCTTCTTCACTTGCTTGTCAGATTTCTTATGAAGCATAGGTCTCCCTCATCTGTATCAGAATCCAACAGATACCCAGAAATGTCAGGGTCTGATGCTTTCCAAAGGCAGTTGCAACAACTCTTCCATCTTCATGATTCGGGTCTGGATCAAGCTTTCATAGATGCTCTACCTGTGTTTCTATATAAGGAAATAATGGGGTTGAAAGAGCCATTTGATTGTGCGGTTTGTCTTTGTGAATTCTTGGAACAAGATAAGTTGAGATTGCTTCCTATGTGTAGTCATGCTTTCCATATAGGCTGTATAGACACATGGTTGATGTCTAACTCTACTTGCCCTCTTTGTAGAGGGACCCTTTTCACACCTGGGCTTCCAATTGAAAACCCAGCTTTTGATTTGGAATATCCAAGGGAAGAAAACATGTTATCAAGCAATGGAGGAAGTGGGGTGTCTCTTGGCCCAAAACCTTCAGAGAGTGACATTGGAAAGAGGGTGTTTTCTGTGAGACTAGGCAAATTTAGAAGTTCAAATGATGGAAGTGGAGGAGAAGTAGGAGGTGGAGAAGGTGTATTAAGAGAAGGGGAGACCAGTAGCAGTAATTTGGATGCAAGGAGATGTTACTCAATGGGGTCATTCCAATATGTGGTTGCTGATGAGTTGCAAGTAGCTCTTTGCCCTTCTAGAGGTGGCAATGGTACTGCTAGTATGAAGTTTGTGAAGGGAAGAATTGGACAAACTGGGAATTCATCAAATGATGGTGATGTTAAGGGAAAAAGGATTAACTTGACAAGTAAAGGTGAAAGCTTTTCTGTATCCAAGATCTGGCAATCGTCTAAGAAAGGTAAATTCCTAAGAACTTCAGATACAATAGGCTCTTCCTCAGTTACTGTTGGTTTGCCATGGACTGATAGTAGAGCTCAGGTTACCTAA